The following coding sequences lie in one Niabella agricola genomic window:
- a CDS encoding amidohydrolase family protein produces the protein MKKLLLLPVSWLLTLAATAQTTFPVNGVADPRSGCYAFINATIVKDPATTLQKATLLIREGKVVSVGNSAVPADAVIIDCKGKFIYPSLIDIYSDYGISTPQRQSDPFDYTAPQQFNSATKGAYNWNQAIRSEVNAVDLFGTDEAKAQPLRELGFGTVLSHQKDGIARGSGVVATLSAKKENLTILKERAAAFYSFNKGSSKQSYPSSTMGAVALLRQNYLDAQWYKTRPGKEGVNKTLEAWNELQTLPQIFETTDKWAGLRSDQVGDEFGVQYIIKGGGNEYQRIGEIAATKAPYILPLNFPDAQKVEDPSDSRFIAWKDLAHWELAPTNPAVFERQGIPFALTAADLKDPKTFWPNLRKAILAGLSEKAALEALTITPAAFLKIGDKVGRLEPGLLANFLITNGNLFAEKTTLLENWIQGEPYDINAKSSTELRGLYALTVTGVDGIKQYELEVKSNSLATVKANEALTTKFSSDGNLVSLSFSLKPTTKIIGTGQKDSVFENKQSGALVRLSGVNYGSSWQGVGANENGAPVSWVATLTKGIAAAKDSVHSTWEKPGARVVFPFSSYGRTALPQQETVLIKNATVWTNEAGGKQEQTDVLVKGGRIAQIGKGLSIAGVRVIDGTGKHLTPGIIDEHSHIAVFSINEGAQSVTSEVRIGDNLNPDDINIYRQLSGGVTTSQILHGSANTIGGQSQLIKLRWGADAEGLKFKGADSFIKFALGENVKRTTVTQGNNRYPDTRMGVYEVLNDAFQRARDYEKALKSGDKTVRRDLELDALVEILNKKRFITCHSYVQSEILGLIHIAEKYGFKVNTFTHVLEGYKVADRIRQHGASVSTFSDWWGYKNEVQDGIPYNAALMQQLGLNVCINSDDAEMARRLNQEAAKTIKYGGVSEEDALKMVTLNPAKALHIDNRVGSIKVGKDADLVLWSDHPLSIYARALYTWVDGAIYFNREQDRESRVQAAAERNRLLQKMLSATKNGAPTVPAKATAQVVLHCEAHEQAEGILGVDAFDL, from the coding sequence ATGAAAAAATTGCTCCTGCTGCCAGTAAGCTGGCTGCTGACCCTGGCTGCTACCGCCCAAACTACCTTTCCGGTCAACGGTGTTGCCGACCCCCGGTCTGGCTGCTACGCTTTTATCAATGCGACGATTGTGAAAGATCCCGCAACTACATTACAAAAGGCCACATTGCTTATAAGGGAAGGGAAAGTGGTCAGCGTAGGCAACAGTGCTGTTCCGGCGGATGCGGTGATAATTGATTGTAAGGGCAAATTTATATACCCCTCGCTGATCGATATCTATAGTGATTATGGTATATCCACGCCACAGCGTCAGTCGGATCCCTTTGATTACACGGCGCCCCAGCAGTTCAACAGTGCCACAAAAGGCGCCTATAACTGGAACCAGGCTATAAGAAGCGAAGTAAATGCAGTCGACCTGTTCGGTACAGATGAGGCAAAGGCTCAGCCATTAAGGGAACTGGGATTTGGGACCGTGTTGTCGCATCAAAAAGACGGAATTGCAAGAGGAAGTGGTGTGGTGGCCACATTGTCGGCAAAAAAGGAAAACCTGACCATTTTAAAAGAAAGGGCCGCTGCGTTCTATTCATTTAACAAAGGTTCTTCCAAACAAAGCTATCCTTCCAGTACTATGGGGGCCGTGGCATTGCTACGGCAGAATTACCTGGATGCACAGTGGTATAAAACAAGACCCGGAAAAGAAGGCGTTAATAAAACGCTCGAAGCCTGGAATGAGCTTCAGACTCTTCCCCAGATCTTTGAAACAACGGATAAATGGGCGGGTTTGCGGTCAGACCAGGTTGGAGACGAGTTCGGCGTACAGTATATTATAAAAGGAGGAGGGAATGAATACCAGCGCATCGGCGAAATTGCAGCTACCAAAGCGCCATATATCCTTCCGTTAAATTTCCCGGATGCCCAAAAGGTGGAGGATCCTTCAGATTCCCGGTTTATTGCATGGAAGGATCTGGCGCACTGGGAGCTGGCGCCTACCAATCCGGCGGTTTTTGAAAGGCAAGGCATTCCTTTTGCGCTAACCGCTGCCGATCTGAAAGATCCGAAAACCTTCTGGCCGAATCTGCGGAAGGCAATCCTGGCGGGGCTTTCAGAAAAAGCAGCGCTGGAGGCGTTAACCATTACACCGGCGGCCTTTTTAAAGATAGGAGACAAAGTGGGCCGGTTGGAGCCGGGGCTCCTTGCAAATTTTTTGATCACCAATGGCAATCTTTTTGCAGAAAAAACCACCCTGTTGGAAAACTGGATCCAGGGAGAGCCTTATGATATCAATGCAAAAAGCAGCACGGAATTAAGAGGATTATATGCGTTAACCGTTACAGGCGTTGATGGCATTAAACAATATGAGCTGGAGGTAAAAAGCAATAGTCTGGCTACAGTTAAGGCAAATGAAGCCCTGACGACCAAATTCAGTTCGGATGGTAACCTCGTGTCGTTGAGCTTTTCTTTAAAACCCACCACCAAAATCATAGGAACCGGACAAAAAGATTCTGTTTTTGAAAATAAACAGTCGGGGGCATTGGTCCGGTTAAGCGGCGTAAACTATGGCAGCAGCTGGCAGGGAGTGGGCGCCAATGAGAATGGAGCGCCGGTGAGCTGGGTGGCTACCCTTACAAAAGGAATAGCGGCAGCAAAAGATTCGGTGCACTCCACCTGGGAAAAACCCGGAGCCCGCGTCGTGTTTCCGTTCAGCAGTTACGGACGTACTGCCCTGCCGCAACAGGAAACGGTTCTGATAAAAAATGCAACAGTATGGACCAATGAGGCCGGTGGCAAACAGGAGCAAACAGACGTACTGGTGAAAGGCGGCAGGATTGCACAGATTGGAAAGGGGCTTTCCATTGCCGGAGTGCGGGTGATCGATGGAACCGGTAAACATCTCACGCCGGGAATCATTGATGAGCATTCGCATATTGCGGTGTTCTCAATAAATGAGGGCGCACAGTCTGTTACTTCGGAAGTAAGGATCGGTGACAACCTGAATCCCGATGATATTAATATCTACCGGCAGCTAAGTGGTGGGGTAACAACCTCACAGATCCTGCATGGGTCTGCCAATACCATTGGCGGACAAAGCCAGCTGATTAAATTGCGCTGGGGCGCAGATGCCGAGGGACTCAAGTTTAAAGGCGCCGATTCATTTATAAAATTTGCATTGGGGGAAAATGTAAAACGCACTACAGTTACACAGGGAAACAACCGGTATCCGGATACCCGCATGGGCGTATACGAAGTGCTGAATGATGCCTTTCAGCGGGCACGCGATTATGAAAAGGCGCTGAAATCAGGAGACAAAACTGTACGGCGCGACCTGGAACTGGATGCCCTGGTGGAAATCCTGAATAAGAAACGGTTCATCACCTGCCATAGCTATGTGCAAAGTGAAATACTGGGCCTGATCCATATAGCCGAGAAATACGGTTTTAAGGTAAATACTTTCACGCATGTACTTGAAGGGTATAAAGTGGCCGACCGCATCCGCCAGCATGGAGCAAGCGTGTCAACCTTTTCAGACTGGTGGGGCTATAAGAACGAAGTACAGGATGGTATTCCTTATAATGCTGCGCTCATGCAGCAACTGGGACTGAATGTTTGCATCAACAGCGACGACGCCGAAATGGCGCGGCGGCTCAACCAGGAGGCTGCAAAAACGATTAAATATGGAGGCGTGTCCGAGGAAGACGCGCTAAAAATGGTGACCCTGAATCCTGCAAAAGCCCTGCACATTGATAACCGGGTGGGGAGTATTAAAGTAGGAAAAGACGCCGACCTGGTATTGTGGAGCGATCATCCGCTAAGCATTTATGCACGTGCATTGTATACATGGGTGGATGGCGCCATCTACTTTAACCGGGAGCAGGACCGGGAATCCCGGGTACAGGCGGCCGCCGAGCGGAACCGGTTGCTGCAAAAAATGCTCTCCGCTACAAAAAACGGAGCGCCCACAGTACCCGCCAAAGCTACCGCACAAGTGGTGCTGCATTGCGAAGCGCATGAACAAGCAGAAGGAATATTGGGCGTGGACGCCTTTGATCTTTAA
- a CDS encoding amidohydrolase family protein, with amino-acid sequence MKFLAYIFSLFLIIPAIAQDNIYPAKKQTGTIVINNGTIHTGSGQVISQGAVVIKDGKIQKVGDQPENIAGATVIDATGKHVYPGLILANTDLGLREILSGVRGSNDFYELGDYNPDVRSIVAYNADSKMINTLRSNGILLANIVPSGRLLTGTSSVVQLDAWSWEDALYTADIGMFLNLPALFRSPRSTGPDPVKEDLKKIETLKTFFREAKAYLKGAEKGVTNLKFEAMRPLFEQKQKLFVNADISRQILMAIDLAKTFDIRVVIVGGSESYLLADLLKQHHIPVILNSIHALPTMEDDDVDQPFKTPAILQKSGVLFALNDDEGSSRYRNLAFFAGTASAYGLTKEEALQAVTLNAARILGIDNQTGSLEAGKDANIVIAAGDILDMKNSVVTDALIQGRRIDLNNKHKQLYERYRHKYQLQ; translated from the coding sequence ATGAAATTTTTGGCATACATTTTTTCATTGTTTTTAATAATCCCGGCAATCGCACAGGACAATATTTATCCGGCAAAAAAACAAACGGGAACGATTGTTATCAATAACGGAACCATTCATACCGGCTCCGGCCAGGTAATATCCCAGGGCGCAGTGGTTATAAAGGACGGGAAAATCCAGAAAGTAGGAGACCAGCCGGAAAACATTGCCGGCGCTACGGTTATCGACGCAACGGGAAAGCATGTTTACCCCGGGTTGATACTGGCCAATACGGATCTTGGATTGCGTGAAATCCTCAGTGGTGTAAGAGGTAGTAACGATTTTTATGAGTTGGGCGACTATAACCCCGATGTGCGGTCCATAGTAGCCTACAATGCCGATTCAAAGATGATCAACACGCTCCGGTCTAACGGGATCCTGTTGGCAAATATAGTTCCCTCCGGACGGTTACTGACCGGAACATCATCCGTTGTGCAGCTTGATGCCTGGAGTTGGGAGGATGCCCTGTACACCGCCGACATCGGTATGTTTCTTAACCTGCCGGCATTGTTCCGCTCGCCGCGATCCACCGGCCCGGACCCGGTAAAAGAAGACCTGAAAAAGATCGAAACATTAAAAACTTTTTTCCGGGAAGCGAAAGCGTATTTAAAAGGAGCAGAAAAAGGAGTGACCAATCTCAAATTTGAAGCCATGCGGCCACTGTTTGAGCAAAAGCAAAAACTGTTTGTTAACGCCGATATCTCCAGGCAGATTCTAATGGCCATTGATCTTGCGAAAACCTTTGATATCCGTGTGGTAATTGTGGGCGGCAGTGAGAGTTACCTGTTGGCAGACCTGCTAAAGCAGCATCATATTCCGGTTATCCTAAACTCGATCCATGCCTTGCCAACAATGGAAGATGACGATGTGGATCAGCCATTCAAGACACCTGCTATATTGCAGAAATCCGGAGTGCTTTTTGCGCTCAATGACGACGAAGGTTCGAGCCGGTACCGCAACCTGGCATTCTTTGCCGGTACTGCCAGCGCATACGGGCTGACTAAAGAAGAGGCTTTGCAGGCCGTTACGCTGAATGCAGCGCGCATCCTGGGAATTGACAACCAGACCGGCTCGCTGGAGGCGGGCAAGGATGCCAATATCGTCATTGCTGCCGGCGATATCCTCGATATGAAAAACAGCGTGGTAACCGATGCGCTGATCCAGGGGCGGAGGATCGATCTGAATAACAAACATAAACAACTGTACGAACGGTATCGGCATAAATACCAGTTGCAATAA